A region of Geobacillus sp. 46C-IIa DNA encodes the following proteins:
- a CDS encoding MerR family DNA-binding transcriptional regulator yields the protein MHYFTISDLAHEFDVSTRTIRYYEERGLLSPIRTESGQRLYTKKERAKLKLILRGKRFGFSLDEIHEMIALFDEDRTGKKQLEKTVEYGRRKLKEVNERIEDLLQLKAEMESLLSDFEKRLQEWGESGG from the coding sequence ATGCATTATTTCACCATTTCTGACTTGGCGCACGAGTTTGATGTGAGCACGCGGACGATCCGCTATTATGAAGAACGCGGATTGCTCTCCCCAATCCGAACCGAGTCCGGGCAGCGGCTGTATACGAAAAAGGAGCGGGCGAAGCTCAAGCTCATTTTGCGCGGCAAACGGTTTGGCTTCTCGCTTGACGAGATTCATGAGATGATCGCGTTGTTTGATGAGGATCGCACGGGGAAGAAACAGCTTGAAAAAACGGTCGAGTACGGGCGGCGAAAATTGAAGGAGGTGAACGAGCGGATCGAGGATTTGCTACAGCTGAAGGCGGAGATGGAATCCCTGCTTTCCGATTTTGAAAAGCGATTGCAAGAATGGGGGGAATCGGGCGGATGA
- a CDS encoding ABC transporter permease — translation MRRYGRVFREFFRACFVEEMEYRSEFFGNFAASFFGVGMALLTVQIFFYQTDDLGGWTYAEVLVLLGVFNTLRGFIDFALRPNMPRLLEHVRRGTLDYILTKPVDSMFYVSFRHLVFWRLIDVALGFGVIGYGLSVGRYVPSAADVLIFLVVMAASLLLIYSLWMMLMTTSFWVVRIDDLSFIFDSFFETARFPGSMYRGAVRMVITYILPAVLITNAPALALLGKWSVRAALAALVVALLFLWIARRFWRFALRFYTGAGG, via the coding sequence ATGCGGCGGTATGGACGGGTGTTCCGCGAATTTTTCCGTGCCTGTTTCGTGGAGGAAATGGAGTATCGAAGCGAATTTTTCGGCAATTTCGCAGCCAGTTTTTTTGGTGTTGGCATGGCGCTGCTCACCGTCCAGATCTTTTTTTACCAGACGGATGATTTAGGCGGCTGGACGTACGCGGAGGTGCTTGTCTTGCTCGGCGTCTTTAATACGCTGCGCGGGTTCATCGACTTTGCGCTGCGTCCGAACATGCCGCGGCTGCTTGAACACGTTAGGCGCGGCACGCTCGATTACATTTTGACAAAGCCGGTCGATAGCATGTTTTACGTCAGCTTCCGCCATCTTGTCTTTTGGCGGCTCATCGATGTGGCGCTCGGCTTCGGCGTCATCGGCTACGGTTTGTCTGTCGGGCGCTACGTTCCGTCGGCGGCTGACGTATTGATATTTCTTGTTGTGATGGCTGCTTCACTTTTGTTGATTTATTCGTTATGGATGATGCTGATGACGACATCGTTTTGGGTGGTGCGCATCGACGACTTGTCGTTTATTTTCGACTCGTTTTTTGAAACGGCCCGTTTTCCCGGCAGTATGTATCGCGGTGCGGTCCGAATGGTGATTACCTATATTTTACCAGCAGTGTTGATTACGAATGCACCTGCGCTGGCGCTGCTTGGCAAATGGAGTGTTCGGGCAGCGCTTGCCGCTTTGGTTGTGGCCCTCCTCTTTTTATGGATTGCCCGCCGCTTTTGGCGCTTTGCCTTGCGCTTTTATACAGGAGCGGGCGGGTGA
- a CDS encoding ABC-2 family transporter protein, whose amino-acid sequence MVRKYIALLRMKYIEMIAYRLATFVWMTGAITQPLITMFVWMNIHPEESESFLFYFMAVIFVERMTSAWDVWELDREIREGTFSNLLLRPLHPIHWAIAENIVYKWLFLVILVPVWAVGAVFWPALRPYMTGSQIGWFLLAVVLGAALRFLLSYSCGLLAFWVTKVAAVYGVIDVISLFLSGRIAPLELLPPQLREWSEWLPFRYMISFPIEIATGAASRGELVRGFAIAAGWLLVFAAVLQWLWKAGMKKNQAVGG is encoded by the coding sequence ATGGTGCGTAAATATATCGCCCTGTTGCGCATGAAGTATATTGAAATGATCGCGTACCGCTTGGCGACGTTCGTCTGGATGACGGGCGCCATCACCCAGCCGCTCATTACGATGTTCGTTTGGATGAACATTCATCCGGAAGAGAGTGAGTCGTTTCTCTTTTATTTTATGGCGGTCATTTTTGTCGAGCGGATGACGAGCGCGTGGGATGTATGGGAGCTCGACCGTGAAATCCGCGAAGGGACGTTTTCGAACTTGTTGTTGCGGCCGCTTCATCCAATCCATTGGGCGATTGCGGAAAATATCGTCTATAAATGGCTGTTTCTCGTCATTTTAGTGCCGGTTTGGGCAGTGGGAGCGGTGTTTTGGCCGGCGCTTCGCCCATATATGACGGGAAGCCAAATCGGGTGGTTTTTGCTGGCGGTCGTATTGGGCGCGGCGCTTCGTTTTTTGTTGAGCTACTCGTGCGGGCTGCTGGCGTTTTGGGTGACCAAAGTGGCGGCTGTGTACGGCGTCATCGATGTCATTTCGTTGTTTTTGTCGGGAAGAATCGCGCCGCTTGAGCTGCTTCCGCCGCAGCTTCGGGAATGGAGCGAGTGGCTGCCGTTCCGCTATATGATCAGCTTTCCGATTGAAATCGCCACCGGAGCCGCAAGTCGAGGGGAATTGGTGCGCGGCTTTGCCATCGCGGCAGGGTGGCTGCTTGTGTTCGCTGCTGTTTTGCAATGGCTGTGGAAGGCGGGAATGAAAAAAAATCAGGCGGTAGGTGGATGA